From a region of the Bradyrhizobium sp. KBS0727 genome:
- a CDS encoding murein L,D-transpeptidase family protein: MKYRSLVRALVTSVALAGAGVLMAGCNSDEISLATNAKANQPVPPKLIQAMVEKDMDLNSPVLVRLFKQEAELEVWKQDRSGRFALLKTYPICRWSGDLGPKVREGDRQAPEGFYNISPAQMNPQSAYYLSFNTGYPNAFDRALGRTGSQLMVHGDCSSRGCYAMTDEQIAEIYSLGRESFFGGQKSFQLQAYPFRMTPINMAKHRNNPNMPFWKMIKEGYDHFEVTKQEPKVDFCEKKYVFDATRAPNATRDPVFDAAAKCPAYAIPEEVANAVREKQTTDLAETTKLIAKGTPVARINTGIDGGMNKIFAARVPDGNTGLSEGGDSQGLSVLAMSRAPGTIPSTVNPPRAPASPSDNLLQGAPEEPKLAAAPAPTAGPTRVANAAPSGQSDGFFSSLARKVGIGGSADATATTASAPPPAKPKVIEAKRTEPSPRPEASVPKTAAPKVAAVKPALKPSVSDAPAQAAAPAPSAPSQVAGSAPIMSSNSFDSRFGAMK, from the coding sequence TTGAAATACCGCTCGCTGGTTCGCGCGCTCGTCACGTCGGTTGCCCTTGCGGGTGCCGGTGTGCTGATGGCCGGCTGCAACAGCGACGAAATCTCCCTCGCCACCAACGCCAAGGCCAACCAGCCGGTGCCGCCGAAGCTGATCCAGGCGATGGTCGAAAAGGACATGGACCTGAATTCGCCGGTGCTGGTCCGGCTGTTCAAGCAGGAAGCCGAGCTTGAGGTCTGGAAGCAGGATCGCTCTGGACGCTTTGCGCTGTTGAAGACCTATCCGATCTGCCGCTGGTCGGGCGACCTCGGACCCAAGGTCCGCGAAGGCGACCGTCAGGCGCCGGAAGGCTTCTACAATATTTCGCCGGCGCAGATGAATCCGCAGTCGGCCTACTACCTCTCCTTCAACACCGGCTATCCCAACGCGTTCGACCGCGCGCTCGGCCGCACCGGTTCGCAGTTGATGGTGCACGGCGATTGCTCCTCGCGCGGTTGCTACGCGATGACCGACGAGCAGATCGCGGAAATCTATTCGCTCGGCCGCGAATCGTTTTTTGGCGGCCAGAAATCGTTCCAGCTGCAGGCCTATCCGTTCCGGATGACGCCGATCAACATGGCGAAGCATCGCAACAACCCGAACATGCCGTTCTGGAAAATGATCAAGGAAGGCTACGATCATTTCGAGGTGACAAAGCAGGAGCCGAAGGTCGATTTCTGCGAAAAGAAATACGTGTTCGATGCCACCCGGGCGCCGAATGCCACGCGTGACCCGGTATTCGACGCCGCCGCCAAATGCCCGGCCTACGCCATCCCGGAAGAAGTCGCCAACGCCGTGCGCGAGAAGCAGACCACCGATCTCGCCGAGACCACCAAGCTGATTGCCAAGGGAACGCCGGTTGCGCGGATCAATACCGGCATCGACGGCGGCATGAACAAGATATTCGCCGCCCGCGTGCCTGACGGCAACACCGGCCTGTCCGAAGGCGGCGACAGCCAGGGCCTGTCGGTGCTGGCGATGTCGCGCGCACCAGGCACCATTCCTTCGACGGTCAATCCGCCCCGCGCACCGGCTTCGCCGTCCGACAACCTGCTGCAGGGCGCGCCCGAAGAGCCGAAATTGGCGGCAGCACCGGCGCCGACGGCCGGCCCGACGCGGGTCGCGAACGCCGCTCCGTCTGGGCAATCCGACGGCTTCTTCTCCAGCCTCGCCCGCAAGGTCGGCATCGGCGGCAGCGCGGATGCGACCGCCACCACCGCAAGCGCACCGCCGCCCGCGAAGCCGAAGGTGATCGAGGCCAAGCGGACTGAACCGTCGCCGCGCCCGGAAGCGTCAGTACCGAAGACCGCAGCGCCGAAGGTTGCCGCCGTCAAGCCGGCGTTGAAGCCGTCCGTCTCCGATGCGCCGGCGCAAGCCGCCGCACCTGCACCCTCAGCACCCAGTCAGGTTGCGGGATCAGCGCCGATCATGTCGTCGAACTCGTTCGACAGCCGCTTCGGGGCGATGAAGTAA
- the secA gene encoding preprotein translocase subunit SecA, with the protein MIGALARKFFGSANDRRVKGYQSRVNAINALEPELAALSDEALKARTAEFRQQLADGKTLDDILVPAFATVREAAKRTLGQRHFDVQLIGGMVLHEGDIAEMKTGEGKTLVATLAVYLNALAGKGVHVVTVNDYLAKRDSEWMGQIYSFLGMTTGVIVHGLDDAERKNSYACDITYGTNNEYGFDYLRDNMKYRLEDMVQRSHFYAIVDEVDSILIDEARTPLIISGPLDDRSEFYNTIDTFLPKLDKTDYDVDEKQRTVTLTEAGMEKIETLLRDAGQLKGETLYDVENVSVVHHINQALRAHSLFNRDKDYIVRDGEVVIIDEFTGRMMQGRRYSEGLHQALEAKEHVQVQPENQTLASITFQNYFRMYEKLAGMTGTALTEADELFDIYKLEVVEIPTNVNIARLDEDDEVYRTQNEKYAAILAEIERANARLQPVLVGTASIEKSEVIAEYLKKHGYKQIDFGAESGMDKLYAAARAGKPAKLFAVLNARFHEQEAYIVAEAGVPGAITIATNMAGRGTDIKLGGSLDMRILHETAGITDEVEKAAKIELIKADVERFREIVLKAEDQVEIEPAKGGKPAKTIRKPGGLYIIGSERHESRRIDNQLRGRSGRQGDPGRSKFFLSLEDDLMRIFGSDRLDSMLTRLGLKEGEAIIHPWINKALEKAQQKVEARNFDIRKNLLKFDNVQNDQRKVIFDQRIDLMKDDSVAETVADMRHAFVEDVVAKHVPEHAYAEQWDVAGLKDELKRVLDIDLPVDAWAKEEGIADEELLSRIEKHVDEHMAAKVAQWGPDVMRYVEKTILLQTLDHLWREHLIMLDHLRQVIGLRGYGQRDPLQEYKSEAFSLFEAMIAHLREAVTAQLMRVEIVPPEEQQPPLPLMEAHKLDPNTGEDEMAFASASLVPQAAAADRDPNNPASWGKVGRNEDCPCNSGKKYKHCHGRYA; encoded by the coding sequence ATGATCGGCGCGCTCGCCCGCAAGTTTTTCGGCTCCGCCAACGACCGGCGGGTGAAGGGATATCAGTCCCGCGTCAACGCCATCAACGCGCTTGAGCCCGAGCTCGCCGCGTTGTCGGACGAGGCGCTGAAGGCCCGAACCGCCGAATTCCGCCAGCAACTCGCCGACGGCAAGACGCTCGACGACATCCTGGTCCCGGCCTTCGCCACCGTGCGCGAGGCCGCCAAGCGCACCCTCGGCCAGCGCCATTTCGACGTCCAGCTGATCGGCGGCATGGTGCTGCACGAGGGCGACATCGCCGAGATGAAGACCGGTGAAGGCAAGACGCTGGTCGCGACGCTCGCGGTGTACCTCAACGCGCTCGCCGGCAAGGGCGTCCACGTCGTCACCGTCAACGACTACCTCGCCAAGCGCGACTCCGAATGGATGGGCCAGATCTACAGCTTCCTCGGCATGACCACCGGCGTGATCGTCCACGGCCTCGACGATGCCGAGCGCAAGAACTCCTACGCCTGCGACATCACCTACGGCACCAACAACGAATACGGTTTCGACTATCTGCGCGACAACATGAAGTACCGGCTCGAGGACATGGTCCAGCGCAGCCACTTCTACGCCATCGTCGACGAAGTCGACTCGATCCTGATCGACGAGGCGCGCACGCCGCTGATCATTTCCGGCCCGCTCGACGACCGCTCGGAATTCTACAACACCATCGACACCTTCCTGCCCAAGCTCGACAAGACCGATTACGACGTCGACGAGAAGCAGCGCACTGTGACGCTGACCGAAGCCGGCATGGAGAAGATCGAGACGCTGCTGCGCGACGCCGGCCAGCTCAAGGGTGAAACGCTCTACGACGTCGAGAACGTCTCCGTCGTGCATCACATCAACCAGGCGCTGCGCGCCCACTCGCTGTTCAATCGCGACAAGGACTACATCGTCCGCGACGGCGAAGTTGTCATCATCGACGAGTTCACCGGCCGCATGATGCAGGGCCGCCGTTATTCCGAGGGCCTGCACCAGGCGCTGGAAGCCAAGGAGCACGTCCAGGTCCAGCCGGAAAACCAGACGCTGGCCTCGATCACCTTCCAGAATTATTTCCGGATGTACGAAAAGCTCGCCGGCATGACCGGTACGGCGCTGACCGAAGCCGACGAATTGTTCGACATCTACAAGCTCGAGGTCGTGGAGATCCCGACCAATGTGAACATCGCGCGTCTGGATGAGGACGACGAGGTCTACCGGACCCAGAACGAGAAATACGCCGCGATTCTGGCGGAGATCGAACGCGCCAATGCGCGGCTGCAGCCGGTGCTGGTCGGCACCGCTTCGATCGAGAAGTCGGAAGTGATCGCCGAATACCTCAAGAAGCACGGCTACAAGCAGATCGATTTCGGCGCGGAATCCGGCATGGACAAGCTCTATGCCGCGGCCCGGGCCGGCAAGCCGGCCAAGCTGTTTGCGGTGCTGAACGCGCGCTTCCACGAACAGGAAGCCTATATCGTCGCCGAAGCCGGCGTCCCCGGCGCGATCACGATCGCGACCAACATGGCCGGCCGCGGTACCGACATCAAGCTCGGCGGTTCGCTCGATATGCGGATCCTGCACGAGACCGCCGGGATTACCGACGAGGTCGAGAAGGCCGCCAAGATCGAGCTCATCAAGGCCGACGTCGAGCGTTTCCGCGAGATCGTGCTGAAGGCCGAGGACCAGGTCGAGATCGAACCCGCCAAGGGCGGCAAGCCCGCGAAGACCATCAGGAAGCCGGGCGGCCTCTATATCATCGGCTCGGAACGGCATGAATCCCGCCGCATCGACAACCAGCTCCGCGGCCGCTCCGGCCGCCAGGGCGATCCCGGCCGCTCCAAGTTCTTCCTGTCGCTGGAAGACGACCTGATGCGGATCTTCGGATCCGACCGGCTCGACTCCATGCTGACGCGGCTCGGCCTGAAAGAGGGTGAGGCGATCATCCATCCCTGGATCAACAAGGCGCTGGAGAAGGCGCAGCAGAAGGTCGAGGCCCGCAACTTCGACATCCGCAAGAACCTGCTCAAGTTCGACAACGTCCAGAACGACCAGCGCAAGGTGATCTTCGACCAGCGCATCGACCTGATGAAGGACGACAGCGTCGCCGAGACCGTCGCCGACATGCGCCACGCTTTCGTCGAGGACGTCGTCGCCAAGCACGTGCCCGAGCATGCCTATGCCGAGCAGTGGGACGTCGCCGGACTGAAGGACGAATTGAAGCGCGTGCTCGACATCGACCTGCCGGTCGACGCCTGGGCCAAGGAAGAAGGCATCGCCGACGAGGAATTGCTGTCGCGTATCGAGAAGCACGTCGACGAGCACATGGCGGCGAAGGTCGCGCAATGGGGCCCCGACGTGATGCGCTACGTCGAGAAGACCATTTTGCTGCAGACGCTCGATCACCTCTGGCGCGAGCATCTGATCATGCTCGACCACCTGCGCCAGGTGATCGGCCTGCGCGGCTACGGCCAGCGCGATCCGTTGCAGGAATACAAGTCGGAGGCGTTCAGCCTGTTCGAGGCGATGATCGCGCATTTGCGCGAGGCAGTGACGGCGCAGTTGATGCGGGTCGAAATCGTGCCGCCGGAAGAGCAGCAGCCGCCCTTGCCGCTGATGGAAGCGCACAAGCTCGATCCCAATACCGGCGAAGACGAGATGGCGTTCGCCAGCGCCTCGCTGGTGCCTCAGGCGGCTGCCGCCGACCGTGATCCGAACAACCCCGCAAGCTGGGGCAAGGTCGGCCGCAACGAGGATTGTCCGTGCAACTCCGGCAAGAAGTATAAGCACTGCCACGGCCGGTACGCTTAG
- a CDS encoding peptidylprolyl isomerase, which translates to MTSSFPETKTGLRFGLAALAVTGCLAALLAAGPVRAEDNPVLAKVNGVEIRQSDVALAEEELGPSLAQMDPATKKDNVLSFLIDLRIVAKAAEDKKVENSEDFKRRMSFTRSRLLMDSLLATEGKAATTDEAMKKVYEEASKQITGELEVHARHILVETEDEAKAIKAELDKGADFAELAKKKSKDPGASDGGDLGFFTKEQMVPEFSAVAFTLDPGKISDPVKSQFGWHIIKVEEKRSRKAPDFEQVKAQIETYVTRKAQAEYVGKLREAAKIERMDKPAETAAKPDAPKPETVKPETAPAKPDAAKDSKMAPAKK; encoded by the coding sequence ATGACCTCCTCGTTCCCGGAAACGAAAACCGGCCTGCGCTTCGGCTTGGCCGCCCTGGCCGTGACCGGCTGCCTGGCCGCGCTTTTGGCCGCCGGCCCGGTCCGCGCCGAGGACAATCCCGTTCTCGCCAAGGTCAACGGCGTGGAGATCCGCCAGAGCGACGTCGCGCTTGCCGAAGAGGAACTCGGCCCCAGCCTCGCGCAGATGGACCCGGCCACCAAGAAGGACAACGTGCTGTCCTTCTTGATCGACCTGAGGATCGTCGCCAAGGCCGCCGAGGACAAGAAGGTCGAGAATTCCGAGGACTTCAAGCGGCGGATGTCGTTCACGCGCAGCCGTCTCCTGATGGACAGCCTGCTGGCCACCGAAGGCAAGGCCGCGACCACCGATGAGGCCATGAAGAAGGTCTATGAGGAGGCCTCCAAGCAGATCACCGGCGAACTGGAAGTTCATGCCCGCCACATCCTGGTCGAGACCGAGGACGAGGCCAAGGCGATCAAGGCCGAGCTGGACAAGGGCGCGGATTTCGCCGAGCTGGCCAAGAAGAAGTCCAAGGATCCCGGCGCGTCCGACGGCGGCGACCTCGGCTTCTTCACCAAGGAGCAGATGGTGCCGGAATTCTCCGCCGTCGCCTTCACGCTCGATCCCGGCAAGATCTCCGATCCCGTCAAGTCCCAGTTCGGCTGGCATATCATCAAGGTCGAGGAAAAGCGCAGCCGCAAGGCGCCCGATTTCGAGCAGGTCAAGGCGCAGATCGAGACCTATGTGACGCGCAAGGCGCAGGCCGAATACGTCGGAAAGCTGCGGGAAGCGGCCAAGATCGAGCGCATGGACAAGCCGGCCGAGACCGCCGCGAAGCCGGATGCGCCCAAGCCTGAAACCGTCAAGCCTGAAACGGCCCCGGCGAAGCCCGACGCGGCGAAGGATTCCAAGATGGCGCCGGCGAAGAAGTAA
- the argJ gene encoding bifunctional glutamate N-acetyltransferase/amino-acid acetyltransferase ArgJ: MSTAVSPLAPTDVPAMPAIAGVKLATAAAGIRYKGRTDVLLAVMDKGTAVAGVFTKSKCPSAPVEWCRAKLGPGKARALVVNSGNANAFTGKSGRQSTALTASIASKAVGCSANEVFLASTGVIGEPLDATKFDGVLATLATNAAPDDWMGAAKAIMTTDTFPKVATATVKLGKAKVTINGMAKGAGMIAPDMATMLSFVFTDAPLSSAVLQALLKSGVEDTFNALTIDSDTSTSDTLLAFATGAAAANGAPKITRASDPRLKAFAKAFREVLADLAEQVARDGEGARKLVEIIVDGATTKTSARKIAMSIANSPLVKTAIAGEDANWGRVVMAVGKAGEPANRDKLSISFNGIRVAKSGARDPSYNEAEVSEVMKNPKIQIKVSLGLGKARDRVLTCDLTKEYVAINGDYRS, translated from the coding sequence ATGTCCACAGCTGTTTCTCCTCTCGCCCCGACCGATGTCCCCGCAATGCCCGCGATTGCGGGCGTGAAGCTTGCCACCGCGGCGGCCGGCATCCGCTACAAGGGGCGCACCGACGTGCTGCTGGCCGTCATGGACAAGGGCACGGCCGTCGCCGGTGTCTTCACCAAGTCGAAATGCCCGTCCGCGCCGGTCGAATGGTGCCGCGCCAAGCTCGGTCCCGGCAAAGCGCGTGCGCTGGTGGTGAATTCCGGCAATGCCAACGCCTTCACCGGCAAGAGCGGCCGGCAATCGACGGCGCTGACGGCCTCGATCGCCTCGAAAGCGGTCGGCTGCAGCGCCAATGAGGTGTTCCTCGCTTCCACCGGCGTGATCGGCGAACCGCTCGACGCCACCAAGTTCGACGGCGTGCTGGCGACTTTGGCGACAAACGCCGCGCCTGACGACTGGATGGGTGCCGCGAAGGCGATCATGACCACCGACACCTTCCCGAAGGTCGCAACCGCGACGGTGAAGCTCGGCAAGGCCAAGGTCACCATCAACGGCATGGCCAAGGGCGCCGGCATGATCGCGCCGGATATGGCGACGATGCTTTCATTCGTGTTCACCGATGCACCGCTGTCATCCGCCGTGCTGCAGGCGCTGCTCAAGAGCGGCGTCGAGGACACCTTCAATGCCCTCACCATCGACAGCGACACTTCGACCTCGGACACCCTGCTCGCCTTCGCCACCGGTGCTGCCGCCGCAAATGGCGCACCAAAGATTACCCGCGCCAGCGACCCCCGGCTGAAGGCATTTGCAAAAGCGTTCCGCGAAGTGCTGGCCGATCTCGCCGAGCAGGTGGCGCGCGACGGCGAAGGCGCCCGCAAGCTGGTCGAAATCATCGTCGACGGCGCCACCACCAAGACGTCCGCGCGCAAGATCGCGATGTCGATCGCGAACTCGCCGCTGGTGAAGACCGCGATCGCCGGCGAGGACGCCAATTGGGGCCGCGTGGTGATGGCCGTCGGCAAGGCCGGCGAGCCCGCCAATCGCGACAAGCTGTCGATCTCGTTCAACGGCATCCGCGTCGCCAAGAGCGGCGCGCGCGATCCGTCCTACAACGAGGCTGAGGTCTCCGAGGTGATGAAGAACCCGAAGATCCAGATCAAGGTTTCGCTTGGGCTCGGCAAGGCCCGCGACCGCGTGCTGACCTGCGACCTCACCAAGGAATACGTCGCGATCAACGGCGATTACCGGTCGTGA
- a CDS encoding (deoxy)nucleoside triphosphate pyrophosphohydrolase — protein sequence MAEIKLALVVACALVDADKRVLIAQRPQGKALAGLWEFPGGKLDPGERPEQALIRELREEIGIDVAEPCLAPLTFASHAYESFHLLMPLYICRRWEGMVTAREGQQLAWVRANKLRDYPMPPADIPLIPHLIDLLM from the coding sequence ATGGCTGAGATCAAACTTGCCCTCGTGGTCGCCTGTGCCCTGGTCGACGCCGACAAGCGCGTGCTGATCGCGCAACGCCCGCAAGGCAAGGCGCTGGCCGGCCTGTGGGAATTCCCCGGCGGCAAGCTCGATCCCGGCGAGCGGCCGGAGCAGGCCCTGATCCGCGAATTGCGCGAAGAGATTGGCATCGACGTCGCCGAGCCCTGTCTGGCGCCGCTGACCTTCGCCAGCCACGCCTATGAGAGCTTCCATTTGTTGATGCCGCTCTACATCTGCCGGCGCTGGGAAGGCATGGTGACGGCGCGCGAAGGCCAGCAACTGGCGTGGGTCCGCGCCAACAAACTGCGCGATTACCCGATGCCGCCGGCGGACATTCCGCTAATCCCGCATCTGATCGATTTGTTGATGTAG
- a CDS encoding methyltransferase domain-containing protein has protein sequence MASNPNVAPHLFDRALLRARMDRARRAGPVTFLLDRVAEDMADRLQAVTRGFTDAAEIWSPGELLRKPLADRFQSIVRIAPDESETLPLEPESLDLALSALALQFVNDLPGVLAQIRRALKPDGLLLAAMIGGDTLTELRQSFAAAEAECEGGVSPRVAPFADLRDIGALLQRAGLALPVTDVDRVVVRYDSAFALMADLRRMGATNILIERRRTPTRRATMLRMAQIYAERFADPDGRIRATFDIIWVSGWAPHDSQPKPLRPGSAKASLEAAVKRVKP, from the coding sequence ATGGCTTCGAATCCGAACGTCGCGCCTCATTTGTTCGACCGCGCCTTGCTACGGGCGCGGATGGATCGCGCACGGCGGGCTGGGCCGGTAACATTCCTGCTCGATCGTGTCGCGGAGGATATGGCGGACCGGCTGCAGGCGGTGACGCGCGGGTTTACCGACGCCGCGGAAATCTGGTCGCCCGGTGAGTTGCTGCGAAAGCCGCTCGCCGATCGATTCCAATCGATCGTCCGCATCGCGCCCGACGAATCGGAAACCCTGCCGCTCGAGCCGGAATCGCTCGATCTCGCACTCTCCGCGCTCGCGCTTCAGTTCGTCAACGATCTGCCCGGCGTGCTGGCGCAGATCCGCCGCGCGCTGAAGCCGGACGGGCTATTGCTGGCGGCGATGATTGGCGGCGACACGCTGACGGAGTTGCGACAATCCTTTGCCGCGGCGGAAGCCGAGTGCGAAGGCGGCGTGTCGCCGCGCGTCGCACCCTTTGCCGATCTGCGCGACATCGGTGCGCTGCTGCAGCGCGCGGGGCTGGCGCTGCCGGTCACTGACGTCGACCGCGTCGTGGTGCGCTACGACAGCGCGTTCGCATTGATGGCCGATCTCAGGCGAATGGGCGCGACCAACATTCTGATCGAGCGGCGGCGGACACCGACCCGCCGCGCCACGATGCTGCGGATGGCGCAGATTTACGCCGAGCGCTTCGCCGATCCCGACGGGCGCATCCGCGCCACCTTCGACATCATCTGGGTATCCGGCTGGGCGCCGCATGACAGCCAGCCTAAACCGCTGCGGCCTGGATCGGCGAAAGCGAGTCTGGAAGCGGCGGTGAAGCGGGTGAAGCCCTAG
- a CDS encoding NIPSNAP family protein, translated as MITCYLRYEVPLGKLAEFEAYGRMWIELVPRFGGIHHGYFLPSEGASDIALAMFSFPSLAAYEQYRKDSAGDPDVQKAIDFAKQTRCFIRYERSFFRPVFPGEAAVGSA; from the coding sequence ATGATCACTTGCTACCTGCGATACGAAGTCCCTCTGGGTAAACTCGCCGAATTCGAGGCCTATGGCAGGATGTGGATTGAACTGGTGCCGAGATTCGGCGGCATCCATCACGGCTACTTCCTGCCTTCCGAAGGGGCGAGCGACATTGCCCTCGCGATGTTCAGCTTCCCGAGCCTTGCAGCCTACGAACAATACCGGAAAGACAGCGCCGGAGATCCGGACGTTCAGAAAGCGATCGACTTTGCGAAGCAAACCCGCTGCTTCATCCGGTATGAACGATCATTCTTCCGGCCAGTGTTTCCCGGAGAGGCGGCCGTGGGATCGGCTTGA
- a CDS encoding ComF family protein: MDAEASPPRSIASHLRGALRACRGAFAHIPRLALDIALPTLCVSCREPVDGEGVCADCWAKLSFIAPPFCPRLGIPFIYDPGPELLSMEAIANPPAYQRARAAVRYDDVARTLVHALKYQDRTDLAPAMGRWMARAGQELLDAADVLVPVPLHWRRGWSRRYNQSGALARVISRQSGVKLATEALRRVRATEQQIGLSRPQRASNVQGAFKVATERSADIAGRRVILVDDVLTSGATADACARALLRAKAAQVDVLVFARVVDTHRAPI, from the coding sequence ATGGACGCCGAGGCATCACCACCACGCTCCATCGCCAGTCATCTGCGCGGCGCGCTGCGAGCGTGCCGCGGCGCGTTCGCGCATATCCCACGCCTCGCACTCGACATTGCGCTGCCGACCCTGTGCGTCTCCTGCCGCGAGCCGGTCGATGGCGAGGGCGTCTGTGCGGACTGCTGGGCCAAACTGTCGTTCATCGCGCCGCCCTTCTGCCCGCGGCTCGGCATTCCCTTTATCTACGATCCCGGGCCGGAATTGCTGTCGATGGAGGCGATCGCCAATCCGCCGGCCTATCAACGCGCCCGCGCCGCGGTGCGCTATGACGATGTCGCGCGCACGCTGGTCCATGCCCTGAAATACCAGGACCGCACCGATCTCGCGCCGGCCATGGGCCGCTGGATGGCCCGCGCCGGCCAGGAACTGCTCGACGCGGCCGACGTGCTGGTGCCGGTTCCGCTGCATTGGCGGCGCGGCTGGAGCCGGCGTTACAACCAGTCCGGTGCGCTGGCACGGGTGATTTCGCGCCAAAGCGGCGTGAAACTGGCCACCGAGGCGCTGCGGCGGGTGCGCGCGACCGAGCAGCAGATCGGCCTGTCGCGGCCGCAGCGCGCCAGCAACGTGCAGGGCGCCTTCAAGGTCGCCACCGAGCGTAGCGCCGATATTGCCGGACGCCGCGTCATCCTGGTCGACGACGTCCTGACCTCGGGCGCCACGGCGGATGCCTGCGCCCGTGCCCTGCTGCGCGCCAAGGCTGCGCAGGTCGACGTGCTGGTATTCGCGCGGGTTGTGGACACTCACCGGGCTCCCATATAA
- the grxC gene encoding glutaredoxin 3 — MTAAVEIYTRPGCGYCTAAKSLLTRKNAAFTELSVASDPAFRDQMYNRAGDGTTFPQIFIGATHVGGCDELYALDRAGRLDAMLAGEKASS, encoded by the coding sequence ATGACCGCTGCCGTTGAAATCTACACCCGTCCGGGCTGCGGCTATTGCACCGCCGCCAAATCGCTGCTGACGCGCAAGAATGCCGCGTTCACCGAATTGAGCGTCGCCAGCGACCCCGCTTTTCGCGATCAGATGTATAATCGTGCCGGCGACGGCACGACCTTTCCGCAGATCTTCATCGGTGCAACCCATGTCGGCGGTTGCGACGAGCTTTACGCGCTGGACCGCGCGGGCAGGCTCGACGCCATGCTGGCGGGAGAAAAGGCCTCATCATGA
- a CDS encoding carbon-nitrogen hydrolase family protein, translated as MSADQSFTAAMVQMRTGLLPEPSLEQGTRLIREAAAQGADYVLTPEVSNMMQLNRKALFEHLASEEDDLSLKAYRELAKELNIHLHIGSLALRFSPEKAVNRSFLIGPDGNVLACYDKIHMFDIDLPSGESYRESANYQPGETAVISDLPWGRIGLTICYDVRFPALYRALAESGASFLTVPSAFTKKTGEAHWHTLLRARAIENGCFVFAAAQAGMHENKRETFGHSLIIAPWGEILAEGGVEPGVFLAKIDPSKVETARKTVPSLQHGRRFGIADPKAGPEHLHLVRGSA; from the coding sequence ATGAGCGCTGACCAGAGCTTTACCGCCGCCATGGTGCAGATGCGCACGGGGCTGTTGCCCGAGCCGAGCCTCGAGCAAGGCACCCGACTGATCCGCGAGGCGGCCGCGCAGGGCGCCGATTATGTGCTCACCCCCGAGGTGAGCAACATGATGCAATTGAACCGCAAGGCGCTGTTCGAGCATCTCGCGTCAGAGGAAGACGACCTGTCGCTGAAGGCCTATCGCGAACTGGCGAAGGAATTGAATATCCATCTCCATATCGGCTCGCTGGCGCTGCGCTTTTCGCCCGAGAAGGCGGTCAACCGCTCGTTCCTGATCGGGCCCGACGGCAACGTGCTCGCCTGCTACGACAAGATCCACATGTTCGACATCGATCTGCCCAGCGGCGAGAGCTATCGCGAATCCGCCAACTACCAGCCGGGCGAGACCGCCGTAATCTCGGACCTGCCATGGGGCCGCATCGGTCTGACGATCTGCTACGACGTCCGCTTTCCGGCGCTGTATCGCGCGCTGGCCGAATCCGGCGCCTCGTTCCTCACCGTGCCCTCGGCCTTCACCAAAAAGACCGGCGAAGCGCATTGGCACACGCTGCTGCGCGCCCGCGCCATCGAGAACGGCTGCTTCGTGTTCGCTGCGGCGCAGGCCGGCATGCACGAGAACAAGCGCGAGACATTCGGACATTCGCTGATCATCGCCCCCTGGGGCGAGATTTTGGCCGAAGGCGGCGTCGAGCCCGGCGTATTCCTCGCCAAGATCGATCCCTCTAAAGTTGAGACCGCGCGGAAAACCGTGCCGTCGCTGCAACATGGAAGGCGCTTCGGCATTGCCGACCCCAAGGCCGGCCCGGAGCACCTGCACCTGGTCCGGGGCTCGGCATGA
- a CDS encoding DUF1178 family protein, with the protein MIRYNLRCAKGHSFESWFQSSAAYESQEKRRLVSCPACGSVKVERAIMAPQIISKKGREAAVPTPADAPTTDATAQGSTPLLMAQELELRAKIKELRDHIVKNADNVGERFPNEARKMHYGDIEHRPIYGEASPEEARSLIDEGVEVSPLPVLPDDRN; encoded by the coding sequence ATGATCAGGTACAACTTACGCTGCGCGAAGGGCCACAGCTTCGAAAGCTGGTTCCAGAGCTCGGCGGCGTATGAAAGCCAGGAGAAGCGCAGACTGGTGAGCTGCCCCGCCTGCGGCTCGGTCAAGGTCGAACGCGCCATCATGGCCCCGCAGATCATCAGCAAGAAGGGCCGCGAGGCCGCCGTACCCACGCCGGCCGACGCGCCGACGACAGACGCAACGGCACAGGGATCGACACCGTTGCTGATGGCGCAGGAGCTCGAGCTGCGCGCCAAGATCAAGGAATTGCGCGACCATATCGTCAAGAACGCCGACAATGTCGGCGAGCGTTTCCCCAACGAAGCGCGCAAGATGCATTACGGCGATATCGAACATCGCCCGATCTATGGCGAGGCCTCGCCCGAGGAAGCGCGTTCCCTGATCGACGAAGGCGTCGAAGTCTCGCCGCTGCCGGTGCTGCCGGACGACCGGAATTGA